In Candidatus Desulfofervidus auxilii, one genomic interval encodes:
- a CDS encoding PEP-CTERM sorting domain-containing protein (PEP-CTERM proteins occur, often in large numbers, in the proteomes of bacteria that also encode an exosortase, a predicted intramembrane cysteine proteinase. The presence of a PEP-CTERM domain at a protein's C-terminus predicts cleavage within the sorting domain, followed by covalent anchoring to some some component of the (usually Gram-negative) cell surface. Many PEP-CTERM proteins exhibit an unusual sequence composition that includes large numbers of potential glycosylation sites. Expression of one such protein has been shown restore the ability of a bacterium to form floc, a type of biofilm.), translated as MHYMKNLGMFFCTIILVFMLGGVTEAATYTFQPTPADLYDLDHYCYYTWGIDWDIPAGEIIVSASLFFDDIRNWNKKSNDLWVHLLDSANTGVTEYGDGEGGGDNFSGQGILLHHWQDLPASAQDITYDFDPFEIATLNTYVTDGNFGLGFDPDCHYYNNGITLNIETAPVPIPTTILLLGSGLLGFGLLSRRKRVNT; from the coding sequence ATGCATTATATGAAAAACTTGGGGATGTTTTTTTGCACTATAATTTTAGTCTTTATGCTTGGAGGAGTAACTGAAGCCGCAACTTATACTTTTCAACCAACTCCAGCAGATCTCTATGATTTAGATCACTATTGCTATTATACATGGGGTATTGATTGGGATATACCAGCAGGCGAAATCATTGTTTCTGCTTCATTATTTTTTGACGATATCCGTAATTGGAATAAAAAATCCAACGACCTATGGGTGCATCTTTTGGATTCGGCAAATACAGGTGTTACTGAATATGGAGATGGCGAAGGCGGGGGTGATAACTTTAGTGGCCAAGGTATTCTATTGCACCATTGGCAAGACCTTCCAGCATCTGCACAAGATATCACTTATGATTTTGATCCATTTGAAATTGCTACTTTGAATACTTACGTTACAGACGGGAATTTTGGCCTTGGGTTTGACCCTGATTGCCATTACTATAACAATGGGATTACCTTAAACATAGAAACAGCTCCAGTCCCCATCCCTACCACTATTCTTCTGCTGGGGTCTGGTTTGTTAGGTTTTGGGTTGTTGAGTAGAAGGAAAAGGGTAAATACTTAA
- a CDS encoding F0F1 ATP synthase subunit epsilon, which translates to MAGKILLEVITPDRLVLREEVDMVVATAVEGEFGILPGHAPMVCLLEIGPGRYKKNGKIDYMAIAGGICEVFENKVSILAEAAELAREINVKRVMKARERALKRLAKKENIDVARAEAALRRAMMRLKVARYAGLVESIPPAEIKE; encoded by the coding sequence ATGGCAGGGAAAATCCTTTTAGAAGTTATTACTCCGGACCGTTTGGTCTTGAGGGAAGAGGTAGACATGGTAGTGGCTACTGCCGTAGAAGGTGAGTTTGGGATTCTGCCTGGACACGCCCCTATGGTTTGTTTGCTAGAAATTGGTCCAGGGCGATATAAAAAAAATGGGAAAATAGATTATATGGCTATTGCAGGAGGTATTTGTGAAGTCTTTGAAAATAAAGTGAGTATTCTGGCTGAAGCGGCTGAACTGGCACGTGAAATAAATGTTAAGAGGGTAATGAAGGCTAGAGAAAGGGCCCTAAAAAGACTAGCAAAGAAAGAGAATATAGATGTGGCTAGGGCAGAAGCGGCCTTAAGACGGGCAATGATGAGGTTAAAAGTAGCCAGATATGCAGGGCTGGTAGAGTCAATCCCACCAGCAGAGATTAAAGAGTAG